In one Culex quinquefasciatus strain JHB chromosome 2, VPISU_Cqui_1.0_pri_paternal, whole genome shotgun sequence genomic region, the following are encoded:
- the LOC6042354 gene encoding uncharacterized protein LOC6042354 isoform X1: MACSSPAAALLKSPPTALQLLLEEINFQRTKEMRQLLKDDGGFVVLQGTTYWTDLFVRHFLFQTEKRHTIDCDDLLFFVRKKHVKGSSRVMPKYETEIEVFRKDSRKLPIGDPDVDWEETVYLNLVIHQFDYTLTLAICTRTSPKELQVLRRHSQKVYASPSRRKMDTKGESEEITYPHICFMVDNFDEVFHDILVRDGEMVCVELVASDRDGSVQGVIFLGSIRYDALKKVYDARQSSLSTKVAQRMSFGLFSSGGPSTRCEFVRMKGPQGKGHAEMAVTKPKGSGVETPTSEPGFCATDMWDSEWEEDCDEYYNYRHQRRLSDPSANLNNFSRYGWRTKNANDSSSYGGTKARSENEGLDCLANEVSEIEAGDLRDDRPVSSVSDSKLAASSAPPTHGSLGRHCEDAAVVKPRLRKTSSGSQGGCCNCFGPRKRWSDSGSAQMSDVYYVQCARCEQEALELADSPACLSKVTKGRSAMKHRSLLIVESEIEYGNGKKKGGGSDKKSPKKDKKVQSPRKKSGNNNKSEKGAQEEEYEIADDAVSLKDLGDDVAKMGMMNELDANQMIRVNGREEFPVEETKTKAITQQQKTKAVELPKVHGEGIKEHREKKSSKTQSTASSTTSSNSRFSLIYRKTSNKLSLKSKYPPVDSSTENANDKPNRRNSTSNSSSCNKQEDVNGNNSGTKSDPEQEPESSPEQDRRDSANISEALRTLRAKKACSTLPKVKKPTYNSFYLRPHSMSGRPVDHVPKKRTPDGTDIYYWCDYHPKKKELDDGAYNPLWTTKGFTQTFHFWKENRRQQSTPLNAFLTYVTLPWWSIAKDLLDHREQPILTF, translated from the exons ATGGCCTGCAGTTCACCAGCTGCTGCCCTGCTCAAGTCACCGCCGACGGCTCTTCAGCTGCTGCTGGAGGAGATCAACTTCCAGCGGACCAAGGAGATGCGTCAGCTGCTGAAAGACG ACGGTGGCTTCGTCGTGCTGCAGGGCACCACCTACTGGACGGACCTGTTCGTGCGGCACTTTCTGTTCCAAACGGAGAAACGCCACACCATCGACTGCGACGATCTGCTGTTCTTCGTGCGCAAGAAGCACGTCAAGGGCTCGTCCCGGGTCATGCCCAAGTACGAGACGGAGATCGAGGTGTTCCGCAAGGACTCGCGCAAGCTGCCGATCGGCGACCCGGACGTGGACTGGGAGGAAACGGTTTACCTCAACTTGGTGATTCACCAGTTTGACTACACGCTCACGTTGGCCATTTGTACGCGTACTTCGCCGAAGGAGCTGCAGGTGCTGCGAAGACACTCACAGAAGGTGTACGCGTCGCCGAGCCGCCGAAAGATGGACACCAAGGGCGAGAGTGAGGAGATTACGTACCCGCACATCTGCTTCATGGTGGACAACTTTGACGAGGTGTTTCACGACATTCTGGTGCGGGACGGGGAGATGGTGTGCGTGGAGCTGGTGGCATCGGATCGGGATGGGAGTGTTCAGGGGGTGATCTTTTTGGGGTCGATTCGGTACGACGCGCTGAAGAAGGTGTACGATGCGAGG CAATCGAGTCTCAGCACCAAGGTAGCGCAGCGCATGTCCTTTGGACTGTTCAGTTCCGGAGGTCCGTCGACCCGGTGTGAGTTTGTCCGGATGAAGGGACCCCAAGGCAAGGGTCACGCGGAGATGGCCGTGACCAAGCCGAAGGGTTCCGGCGTTGAGACACCAACCAGTGAACCTGG CTTCTGCGCCACCGACATGTGGGACTCGGAGTGGGAGGAGGACTGCGACGAGTACTACAACTACCGCCACCAACGAAGACTGAGCGATCCGAGCGCCAACCTGAACAACTTCAGCCGGTACGGGTGGCGCACCAAGAACGCAAACGACTCGTCCTCGTACGGCGGGACGAAGGCCCGCTCGGAGAACGAGGGGCTGGACTGTCTCGCGAACGAGGTGTCCGAGATCGAGGCCGGCGATTTGAGAGATG ATCGTCCTGTTTCCTCGGTGTCCGATTCGAAGTTGGCCGCTTCGTCCGCTCCGCCCACCCACGGTTCGCTGGGCCGACACTGCGAAGACGCAGCAGTGGTCAAGCCCCGGCTCCGGAAGACCAGCAGCGGTAGTCAGGGGGGCTGTTGCAACTGTTTTGGACCGCGGAAGCGCTGGAGCGATTCCGGGTCGGCTCAGATGTCGGACGTGTACTACGTCCAGTGTGCCCGTTGCGAGCAGGAAGCGCTGGAGCTGGCAGATTCGCCGGCCTGCTTGAGCAAGGTCACCAAGGGAAGGTCAGCGATGAAGCACAGAAGCTTGCTGATTGTGGAGAGTGAGATAGAGTACGGGAATGGGAAGAAGAAGGGCGGAGGGTCGGACAAGAAGAGTCCCAAGAAGGACAAGAAGGTGCAATCGCCGCGGAAGAAGAGCGGGAACAATAACAAGAGTGAGAAGGGAGCTCAGGAAGAGGAGTATGAGATAGCGGACGATGCCGTTTCTTTGAAAGATCTGGGTGATGACGTGGCCAAGATGGGCATGATGAACGAGCTGGACGCGAATCAGATGATTCGGGTGAACGGAAGGGAAGAGTTTCCGGTGGAGGAAACGAAAACTAAAGCAATTACGCAGCAACAGAAGACCAAGGCAGTCGAACTGCCCAAGGTGCATGGAGAAGGTATCAAGGAGCACAGGGAGAAAAAGTCCAGCAAGACACAGTCTACAGCTTCCAGCACAACTAGCAGCAACAGTAGATTTTCTCTCATTTATCGTAAGACTAGTAATAAGTTATCGCTAAAGAGCAAATATCCCCCCGTGGATAGCAGTACTGAGAATGCTAACGATAAGCCTAACCGTAGAAATAgtaccagcaacagcagcagctgcaACAAGCAAGAAGACGTCAATGGAAACAACAGCGGCACCAAGAGTGATCCCGAACAGGAACCGGAGTCTTCCCCCGAGCAGGACCGGCGTGACAGTGCCAACATAAGCGAAGCGTTACGGACGTTACGAGCGAAGAAAGCGTGCTCGACGCTACCCAAAGTTAAGAAACCGACCTACAACAGCTTCTATCTGAGGCCGCACAGTATGAGCGGACGACCGGTGGATCATGTCCCCAAGAAGCGAACTCCGGACGGGACGGACATCTACTACTGGTGTGATTACCACCCCAAGAAGAAAG AGCTCGACGACGGCGCGTACAACCCGCTGTGGACCACCAAGGGCTTCACGCAGACGTTCCACTTCTGGAAGGAGAACCGGCGCCAGCAGTCGACGCCGCTGAACGCGTTCCTCACCTACGTGACGCTGCCTTGGTGGAGCATAGCGAAGG ACCTTCTGGATCATCGCGAACAGCCAATACTGACGTTCTAA
- the LOC6042349 gene encoding spondin-1 has product MLVSRGVGLLLVALALASVDPGWACSKVPVFNGRAVTKEKKAGDNGYRLAVRNEPSGYEPGKIYNLFLVGSRTHVKLQQFTHFMLTAQATSGTAKNARTFIAGPKRVGRFQLFSDSLTRFYDHCVNTVTQADDFPKTEIQVMWVAPASGSGCVSLSAMVFEGEDSWYSDDGALTKVLCEIKPDPGTVQGECCACDEAKYSFVFEGIWSNETHPKDFPFAVWLTHFSDIIGASHDTNFSFWGENHIATDGFRSLAEWGSVRQLEQELRAKGPRLRTLIRAGGLWYPRVNSNTTSNFRVDRKHHKVSLASMFGPSPDWVVGVSGLDLCSEDCTWVESLDVDLYPWDAGTDNGISYMSANSETQPRERMHRITTLYPEDPRAPFYNPKSREMIPLARVYFRRDKVIHQNCDDEFLKSQTLELAENTEEVTRQECETTSYSSWTPCSVTCGKGIRMRTREYLKPDKAAQYQCNRQLISKEMCVADVQECPNEGQEPEDSSEDIRKIDANVDEGGEGVGVCKTTAWSEWSECSASCGIGVTMRTRTFVDHMGRKKCPHISVVEKQKCMQPECSLTDVEVPDSMCPVTSWSDWSPCSATCGKGVKIRTRLLLVGPELQEKCAQRVELNQQRPCTEKADCLFDVFTAREICSQASETGPCRGKYQRYAYDSERDICVPFFYGGCRGNRNNFLTNEDCMQTCRAVKEQSTNRDAHRHPTAGPPRHQRQQQPQQFQHQPEDGLPVDCVLSDWTEWSSCSVTCGTGRSERYRNVLVQAKNGGQPCPGRIVKRRKCTGPPCT; this is encoded by the exons ATGCTGGTGTCCCGAGGAGTGGGACTGCTGCTAGTGGCGCTGGCACTAGCGTCCGTAGATCCCGGATGGGCCTGCAGCAAGGTTCCGGTGTTCAACGGACGCGCTGTGACGAAGGAGAAGAAGGCTGGCGATAACGGATACCGGTTGGCCGTGCGGAACGAACCGAGCGGCTACGAACCGGGCAAGATCTACAACC TGTTCCTGGTCGGCTCGCGGACTCACGTCAAGCTACAGCAGTTCACCCACTTTATGCTTACGGCCCAAGCGACCAGTGGGACGGCCAAGAATGCACGCACCTTCATTGCTGGTCCGAAGCGCGTTGGTCGGTTCCAGCTGTTTAGCGATTCGTTGACCCGCTTCTACGATCACTGCGTCAACACGGTAACGCAAGCGGATGACTTTCCCAAAACGGAGATCCAGGTCATGTGGGTAGCGCCGGCAAGCGGGTCCGGTTGCGTGAGTCTATCTGCAATGGTTTTTGAGGGTGAGGATTCCTGGTACTCGGATGATGGAGCTCTGACGAAGGTGCTTTGTGAGATCAAACCCGATCCGGGCACGGTTCAGGGAGAGTGTTGCGCATGTGATGAGGCGAAGTATAGC TTCGTATTCGAGGGAATCTGGTCCAACGAAACGCATCCGAAAGACTTCCCGTTCGCCGTCTGGTTGAcgcacttctccgacatcatcGGGGCGTCCCACGATACGAACTTTTCCTTCTGGGGTGAGAATCACATCGCTACCGATGGGTTCCGTTCGCTTGCCGAGTGGGGCTCGGTTCGTCAGCTGGAGCAGGAGTTGCGAGCAAAGGGACCACGCCTACGAACGCTGATCCGAGCCGGTGGACTGTGGTATCCCAGGGTGAACTCGAACACGACGTCGAACTTTCGCGTAGATCGGAAGCATCATAAGGTATCGCTGGCCTCGATGTTTGGACCTTCTCCCGATTGGGTTGTTGGCGTCAGTGGGTTGGATCTTTGCAGCGAGGATTGCACCTGGGTTGAGTCACTGGATGTTGACCTGTACCCTTGGGATGCCGGAACCGACAACGGAATCAGCTACATGTCTGCCAACTCGGAAACGCAACCAAGAGAGAGGATGCATCGCATCACTACGCTCTACCCGGAAGATCCACGTGCTCCCTTTTACAATCCGAAATCCCGGGAAATGATCCCATTGGCGAGAGTCTACTTCCGCCGAGACAAGGTCATCCACCAGAACTGCGACGATGAGTTTCTGAAATCGCAGACGTTGGAACTGGCGGAGAACACGGAAGAGGTCACGCGGCAGGAGTGCGAGACGACCAGCTACAGCTCGTGGACGCCGTGTTCGGTGACCTGCGGCAAAGGAATTCGCATGCGAACCAGGGAATACCTCAAACCTGACAAGGCGGCGCAATACCAGTGCAATCGACAACTGATTTCGAAGGAGATGTGCGTTGCGGATGTTCAAGAGTGCCCCAACGAAGGTCAGGAACCTGAGGACAGTTCGGAAGACATCAGGAAGATTGACGCTAACGTGGACGAGGGAGGTGAAGGTGTTGGAGTTTGCAAGACTACCGCCTGGAGCGAATGGTCCGAGTGCTCGGCAAGCTGTGGAATCGGTGTAACCATGAGGACTAGGACTTTTGTGGATCACATGGGTCGTAAGAAGTGTCCCCACATCAGTGTTG TTGAGAAGCAGAAATGTATGCAACCGGAGTGTTCCCTAACCGACGTCGAGGTCCCCGACTCCATGTGCCCCGTAACCTCCTGGAGTGACTGGAGTCCGTGCAGCGCAACCTGTGGCAAGGGAGTCAAAATTCGAACCCGCCTACTCCTGGTCGGTCCGGAACTGCAGGAAAAGTGCGCCCAGCGGGTGGAGCTGAACCAGCAGCGACCCTGCACGGAGAAGGCCGACTGTCTGTTTGACGTATTCACCGCTCGGGAGATCTGCTCGCAAGCTTCCGAAACGGGACCGTGCCGGGGCAAGTACCAGCGGTACGCGTATGACTCCGAGCGGGACATTTGCGTTCCGTTCTTCTACGGAGGCTGCCGTGGCAACCGGAACAACTTCCTCACCAACGAGGACTGCATGCAGACCTGCCGAGCTGTTAAGG AACAATCAACGAACCGTGATGCCCACCGTCATCCGACGGCGGGACCGCCGCGGCACCAGCGTCAGCAGCAACCTCAGCAATTCCAACATCAGCCAGAGGATGGGCTTCCGGTGGATTGCGTGCTGTCCGATTGGACCGAGTGGAGCTCGTGCAGCGTCACCTGTGGAACCGGGAGATCCGAGCGATACCGCAACGTGCTCGTGCAGGCCAAAAACGGTGGTCAGCCCTGCCCCGGGCGGATTGTGAAGCGGCGGAAGTGCACTGGGCCGCCGTGCACTTGA
- the LOC6042354 gene encoding uncharacterized protein KIAA0930 homolog isoform X2, producing the protein MACSSPAAALLKSPPTALQLLLEEINFQRTKEMRQLLKDDGGFVVLQGTTYWTDLFVRHFLFQTEKRHTIDCDDLLFFVRKKHVKGSSRVMPKYETEIEVFRKDSRKLPIGDPDVDWEETVYLNLVIHQFDYTLTLAICTRTSPKELQVLRRHSQKVYASPSRRKMDTKGESEEITYPHICFMVDNFDEVFHDILVRDGEMVCVELVASDRDGSVQGVIFLGSIRYDALKKVYDARQSSLSTKVAQRMSFGLFSSGGPSTRCEFVRMKGPQGKGHAEMAVTKPKGSGVETPTSEPGFCATDMWDSEWEEDCDEYYNYRHQRRLSDPSANLNNFSRYGWRTKNANDSSSYGGTKARSENEGLDCLANEVSEIEAGDLRDELDDGAYNPLWTTKGFTQTFHFWKENRRQQSTPLNAFLTYVTLPWWSIAKDLLDHREQPILTF; encoded by the exons ATGGCCTGCAGTTCACCAGCTGCTGCCCTGCTCAAGTCACCGCCGACGGCTCTTCAGCTGCTGCTGGAGGAGATCAACTTCCAGCGGACCAAGGAGATGCGTCAGCTGCTGAAAGACG ACGGTGGCTTCGTCGTGCTGCAGGGCACCACCTACTGGACGGACCTGTTCGTGCGGCACTTTCTGTTCCAAACGGAGAAACGCCACACCATCGACTGCGACGATCTGCTGTTCTTCGTGCGCAAGAAGCACGTCAAGGGCTCGTCCCGGGTCATGCCCAAGTACGAGACGGAGATCGAGGTGTTCCGCAAGGACTCGCGCAAGCTGCCGATCGGCGACCCGGACGTGGACTGGGAGGAAACGGTTTACCTCAACTTGGTGATTCACCAGTTTGACTACACGCTCACGTTGGCCATTTGTACGCGTACTTCGCCGAAGGAGCTGCAGGTGCTGCGAAGACACTCACAGAAGGTGTACGCGTCGCCGAGCCGCCGAAAGATGGACACCAAGGGCGAGAGTGAGGAGATTACGTACCCGCACATCTGCTTCATGGTGGACAACTTTGACGAGGTGTTTCACGACATTCTGGTGCGGGACGGGGAGATGGTGTGCGTGGAGCTGGTGGCATCGGATCGGGATGGGAGTGTTCAGGGGGTGATCTTTTTGGGGTCGATTCGGTACGACGCGCTGAAGAAGGTGTACGATGCGAGG CAATCGAGTCTCAGCACCAAGGTAGCGCAGCGCATGTCCTTTGGACTGTTCAGTTCCGGAGGTCCGTCGACCCGGTGTGAGTTTGTCCGGATGAAGGGACCCCAAGGCAAGGGTCACGCGGAGATGGCCGTGACCAAGCCGAAGGGTTCCGGCGTTGAGACACCAACCAGTGAACCTGG CTTCTGCGCCACCGACATGTGGGACTCGGAGTGGGAGGAGGACTGCGACGAGTACTACAACTACCGCCACCAACGAAGACTGAGCGATCCGAGCGCCAACCTGAACAACTTCAGCCGGTACGGGTGGCGCACCAAGAACGCAAACGACTCGTCCTCGTACGGCGGGACGAAGGCCCGCTCGGAGAACGAGGGGCTGGACTGTCTCGCGAACGAGGTGTCCGAGATCGAGGCCGGCGATTTGAGAGATG AGCTCGACGACGGCGCGTACAACCCGCTGTGGACCACCAAGGGCTTCACGCAGACGTTCCACTTCTGGAAGGAGAACCGGCGCCAGCAGTCGACGCCGCTGAACGCGTTCCTCACCTACGTGACGCTGCCTTGGTGGAGCATAGCGAAGG ACCTTCTGGATCATCGCGAACAGCCAATACTGACGTTCTAA